The Pseudodesulfovibrio senegalensis genome contains the following window.
TCCGTGAACGGCTCCTTGTGGCTTCTGCTCGGCACGCTGTTGGCCGCAGATCTTGGTCTGGTTGTGCTGGGAGCGTTGCTCGGAGCACTTTCGCAGGGGCAGGGTGCGCGTGAATCGTTGCTGTCCGTGATCGTGTTTCCCTTGTTGCTGCCCGTGTTGCTGGCCGGAATCACTCTGTTCGGCATGGTCTTTTCGGGTGAAGACGCGTCCGGAGCCGGGCGTTGGCTGGGAGTTATCGGCGCGTTTGATGGTGTTTTTTCGGGCGCGGGCCTGATTTTGTTCCCCTTCGTGTACGGCGGGGAAGAGTAGTGTTATTCGGAGTTTGTCGCATGGATAAGGTGAAAATACTGGCCCTGCTATCCGTTCCGGCTCTGGTCCTGCACCAGTGGATGATCTGGTTCTATGCGCCTGTGGCGCAGTCCGGCCCGGTCCAGAAGATTTTTTATATGCATCTTCCCTGTTCGTGGTGGGCGCTGGTGAGCTTCTTTTTCGTGTTCTTTGCCAGCGGCATGTACCTGCTGACTCGCAATGACCGCTACGATCGTCTGGCCGCGGCCTCTGCCGAGGTCGGCGTGCTGCTGGCCACGCTGGCGCTCGGCACGGGGTCCACCTGGGCGCGGGCCGAGTGGGGGCATTGGTGGGTATGGGACCCCAAGCTGACCACCACCCTGATCATGTGGTATGTGTATGCCGGGTATCTGGTTTTGCGGGCATCGCCCGTGGGCGGCAACCGCAAGGCCGTTATTTGTGCGGTGCTGGGGGTGGTCGCCTTTTTGGACGTGCCCTTGGTGTTTTTCGCCTCCAAATTGTGGGGCAGCGCGCATCCGGACGGTCTGGCCCGCGAGGGCGGCGGTATGCTGGCCTCCATGTGGTACACGGTTTTTGCCGGGCTGGGCGCGTTCGGTTTCGTGTGGGGCGCGTTGCTTGTCTCGCGCATCCGCCAACTGGGGCTGCGTGCGCGGCTGGACGCCATGCTCGTATGGGACGAAGACTGAACACTGCAGGATTGTTGAACCAATAAACAACACGAAGGCAGGGGCCGGGTGGCGCAGCATTCGCCATCCCCCTGCAACTACCTGACAACGGAGCAATCATGTCTGTGGCAACATATCTTTTTACGGCAAACATCATCGTCTGGACGGGGATCGCCGGGTACGTGGTTTTTCTGGCCTCACGGTCGGCGACCCTTGAGAAACGTGTGCGTCAGCTCGAACTTCTGGGGGCGGACAATGACGAAAGCTAGCAACGTGTTCGGCCGCAAGCTGGTCCTGCTTGTCTGTGGGCTCAGCCTGCTGACCATATTTGGTGTTTCCATTGTCTACCGGGCCAACCATCCGAACATGGCTGTGCACGCCAAGAAGAAAACCAGCGCAATGGGAGCCATGGCCTCGGGCATGGGCGGTCTTCAGGCCATGATGGCCAAGGCCGAGACCGAACCGGACAACGTGGAAAATCTCATGGAACTGGCCAACGCGTTTCTGATGATGCGCGCCTGGGACCGTGCATTGGTGTTTCTGGAGCGCGCCAAGGCGTTGCAGCCGGATAACGTGATCATTCTCAAAAGCGTAGGAATTTGCTATTTTCAGAAGCAGATGCATGAAAAGGCCGTGGAGGTCTATGAGCGGATTCTGGCCCAGCAACCCGATGACGCGTTATCCCATTACAATCTGGGCATAATATTCAAGCATTATCTCAACGACCCCCAAGGAGCCGTCAGGCATTTCCGGGCTGTTGTCGAAATGCCGAACGCCGATGAGGAAATGAAGAAACACGCGCAGGCGGAACTCAACGAGCTTGAAAAAATGTAATTGTCCGAAATAATTGTCTTAATGTAAATGGGTCATTATTGACAAGTTTGGTAATTTCTCTAAAATAAAGAACTTCCGCCACTTGTTCTTTACAATCGATCGTAGCGTGTATGGAAGCAGAAGGCTGTCGCTTTTCCTTCTGATTCACAAACCGTTGGAACCATTACGTTTATAGGAGAGGACCGTTATGAGAGGGAAATGGAGTTTGGTAGTGTTCGCAATGGCGATCATGGCGTTTGCCGTGGCTGGTTGCGGCGGTGGAGAGGAAAAGAAAGCCGAAGAAGCTCCCGCCAAGAAGCTTGTTCTCGGTGTTGCCGGCGCCCACAGTGGCGACCTGGCCTCCTACGGTCTGCCGACCGTCAATGCTGCCAAGCTGGTAGCTGCTGAAATCAATGCCAAGGGCGGCGTGCTGGGCATGCAGGTCGAAGTTCAGGCACAGGATGACCAGTGCAAGCCTGAAATGGCCACCAACGCTGCCACCAAGCTGGTCTCCGACGGCGTGAAAATCGTCCTCGGCCATATCTGCTCCGGCGCCACCAAGGCCGCGCTCGAAATTTACAAGGACGCCAAGGTCGTGTGCATGTCGCCGTCCGCCACCAACCCGCCGCTGACCCAGTCCGGCGATTACCCCAACTTCTTCCGCACCATCGCTTCGGACGATGCCCAGGCGTTGCTCGAAGTTGATTTTGCCAAGAAACTCGGCCTCAAGAACGTGGCCGTGATTCACGACAAGGGTGACTACGGCAAGGGCTTTGCGGAATTCTGCAAGCAGTTTGCCGAAGCCGATCCCGACATGTCCGTGGTCCTGTTCGAGGGTGTGACCCCCGGCGCGGTGGATTACTCTGCCGTGGTTCAGAAAATCAAGAATTCCGGCGCTGACGGCGTGATCTTCGGTGGCTATCATCCCGAAGCTTCCAAGATCGTGACCGGCATGCGCAAGAAGGGACTGGAGATTCCGTTCCTTTCCGACGACGGCGTGAAGGACGATACCTTCATCAAGGTCGCCGGCGAATATGCCGAAGGCGTTTACGCCACCGGTCCCCGCGACATCTCTTCCAACGAACTGTACTCCGTGGCCGAAGCCGCCCACAAGAAGGAATTCGGTTCCGATCCGGGTGCGTTCTTCTATCAGGCCTACGCTGCTGCCCAGGCCCTGCTCAACGCTGTTGAGAAGGCCGGTTCCACCGATTATGACAAGGTTGTCGAAGCTCTGCGCACCCAGTATGTGGTTACCCCCCTGGGCAAGATCAAGTTCGACAAGCGCGGCGATGCCGAAGGTGTCGGATTCTCCGTGTATCAGGTCAAGAACGGCCAGTATGTGGAACTCGCCAACTAGGGCGGCGCTCGGAAACAATGCATGAAACGCAGGGGGCAGGCCGCGGCTTGCCCCCTGATTGTGTATAGAAACTGGATAGGAAAACTGATGGAATATTTCCTTGAACTTTTTTTCGGGGGCCTGACCCGCGGCAGCATCTACGCATTGATCGCTTTGGGCTATACCATGGTCTATGGCATCATCGAGCTGATCAACTTCGCTCATGGCGAGATATACATGATCGGCGCGTTCACCGGGCTGATCGTGGCCGGGGTGCTGGGAGCCATGGGGTTTCCCACATTCGCCATTCTGGTGCTGGCTGTTGTGGTTGCGGTGATTTACTCCGCGGCCTACGGCTTCACCATTGAAAAAATCGCGTACAAGCCCCTGCGCGGCGCTCCGAGGCTCTCGCCTCTGATTTCCGCCATCGGCATGTCCATTTTCCTGCAGAACTACGTCATGCTGGCCCAGACGTCCGACTTCCTGCCGTTCCCGAGCCTGATCCCCGAATTCGAGGTGCCCGGTCTTAACGGCATCATCAGCAGTTCGGAACTGGTCATCGTGGTGACCACGGCGCTCGTCTGCATCGGCCTGACCCTGTTCATCAAGTTCGGCAAGCTGGGCAAGGCCATGCGCGCTACGGCTCAGAACCGGAAAATGGCGCAACTTGTGGGCATCAACGTCAACACCGTGATCTCGGCCACCTTCGTGATCGGTTCGAGCCTTGCCGCCGTGGGCGGCGTGCTCATTGCCTCGCACATCGGCCAGATCAACTATTACATCGGCTTCATTGCGGGCATCAAGGCGTTCACGGCCGCAGTGCTCGGCGGTATCGGCAGCATTCCCGGTGCCATGCTCGGGGCGCTCATCCTCGGTTGGACCGAGGCGTTTGCCACCGGTTACGTGTCATCGGACTACGAGGACGTTTTCGCTTTTGCCCTGCTGGTCCTGATTCTTATCTTCAGGCCTGCCGGAATCATGGGCAAACAGCCCACGCAGAAAGTGTAGATAATCGCGCTGCCGCAAGGCGCGCAAGCAATACAAGGGATAAACCGTGAACAACAACGCAAAGGCTGACAAGGGCAGCCCCCTGGCCTTCTTCTCGGCCGGGTGTGACAGCGTGCCCCATGCGTTCAGGAGGTCCATCCTCGTGGCGCTGTGGTTCATGTTCCTGACGTTTCCACTCATGGTCATCAAGGTTGATACCATCAACAAGACCATTGAATGGCGTTGGATGAACCTGCTTTGGGTAGGCATCGGCTCGTTCGTGCTTTCATTTGTCTGGCGCTGGTTGCTCGAGCGCAAGGAAATGCAGAAGGATCAGGTAGCCACGGAAGGACCGGTGGAGCGTTTGCTTACGTCCGTCTCCACCATTCCGGCAGCCAGGTGGAGCCTGCTGGCCGTGATTGGTGCCGCAGCCGTGATATTTCCGCACATGGCGGGCATGTACCAGACCAACATCATGATTTCCTGCCTGACCTATGTTGCCTTGGGCCTCGGCCTGAACATCGTGGTGGGGCTGGCCGGCCTGCTGGACCTCGGCTATGTGGCTTTCTACGCGGTGGGCGCTTATGCCTATGCGCTCATGAACATGCATTTCGAGATCGGGTTCTGGACCATGCTGCCCATCGGTGCCCTCCTTGGAGCCATCTGCGGCATCCTGCTCGGTTTTCCGGTACTGCGCCTGCGCGGCGACTACCTGGCCATCGTGACCCTCGGTTTCGGGGAAATCATTCGGCTGGTGCTGGAAAACTGGGGCGATGTGACCATGGGGCCCAGCGGCATTTCCGGCATCGACCGGCCCATGCTCTTCGGCCACAAGTTCGGGGTCTTTGATTCCATCACCTTCATGTATTACATCATGCTCGGGTTGATGATCCTGACCATCTTCTTTGTGAACCGGTTGCAGAATTCGCGCATAGGGCGGGCATGGCTGGCCCTGCGCGAGGACGAGATCGCGTGTCAGGCCATGGGCATCGACCGCACCAAAACCAAGCTGATGGCCTTTGCCCTCGGCGCCACCTGGGCCGGCATGGCCGGCGTGGTGTTTGCGGCCAAGACCACATTCATCAACCCGGCCAGCTTCACGTTCTGGGAGTCGGCCATCATTTTGTCCGTGGTCGTCATCGGCGGCATGGGGTC
Protein-coding sequences here:
- a CDS encoding branched-chain amino acid ABC transporter permease; this encodes MEYFLELFFGGLTRGSIYALIALGYTMVYGIIELINFAHGEIYMIGAFTGLIVAGVLGAMGFPTFAILVLAVVVAVIYSAAYGFTIEKIAYKPLRGAPRLSPLISAIGMSIFLQNYVMLAQTSDFLPFPSLIPEFEVPGLNGIISSSELVIVVTTALVCIGLTLFIKFGKLGKAMRATAQNRKMAQLVGINVNTVISATFVIGSSLAAVGGVLIASHIGQINYYIGFIAGIKAFTAAVLGGIGSIPGAMLGALILGWTEAFATGYVSSDYEDVFAFALLVLILIFRPAGIMGKQPTQKV
- the ccsA gene encoding cytochrome c biogenesis protein CcsA is translated as MDKVKILALLSVPALVLHQWMIWFYAPVAQSGPVQKIFYMHLPCSWWALVSFFFVFFASGMYLLTRNDRYDRLAAASAEVGVLLATLALGTGSTWARAEWGHWWVWDPKLTTTLIMWYVYAGYLVLRASPVGGNRKAVICAVLGVVAFLDVPLVFFASKLWGSAHPDGLAREGGGMLASMWYTVFAGLGAFGFVWGALLVSRIRQLGLRARLDAMLVWDED
- a CDS encoding ABC transporter permease subunit, producing MFLTFPLMVIKVDTINKTIEWRWMNLLWVGIGSFVLSFVWRWLLERKEMQKDQVATEGPVERLLTSVSTIPAARWSLLAVIGAAAVIFPHMAGMYQTNIMISCLTYVALGLGLNIVVGLAGLLDLGYVAFYAVGAYAYALMNMHFEIGFWTMLPIGALLGAICGILLGFPVLRLRGDYLAIVTLGFGEIIRLVLENWGDVTMGPSGISGIDRPMLFGHKFGVFDSITFMYYIMLGLMILTIFFVNRLQNSRIGRAWLALREDEIACQAMGIDRTKTKLMAFALGATWAGMAGVVFAAKTTFINPASFTFWESAIILSVVVIGGMGSIRGVILGALVLILLPEYLRAFSEFRMLIFGATMVLVMVFRPQGLIRAKRKVYTYMGKQTAGAEHG
- a CDS encoding branched-chain amino acid ABC transporter substrate-binding protein, with amino-acid sequence MRGKWSLVVFAMAIMAFAVAGCGGGEEKKAEEAPAKKLVLGVAGAHSGDLASYGLPTVNAAKLVAAEINAKGGVLGMQVEVQAQDDQCKPEMATNAATKLVSDGVKIVLGHICSGATKAALEIYKDAKVVCMSPSATNPPLTQSGDYPNFFRTIASDDAQALLEVDFAKKLGLKNVAVIHDKGDYGKGFAEFCKQFAEADPDMSVVLFEGVTPGAVDYSAVVQKIKNSGADGVIFGGYHPEASKIVTGMRKKGLEIPFLSDDGVKDDTFIKVAGEYAEGVYATGPRDISSNELYSVAEAAHKKEFGSDPGAFFYQAYAAAQALLNAVEKAGSTDYDKVVEALRTQYVVTPLGKIKFDKRGDAEGVGFSVYQVKNGQYVELAN
- a CDS encoding tetratricopeptide repeat protein, producing MTKASNVFGRKLVLLVCGLSLLTIFGVSIVYRANHPNMAVHAKKKTSAMGAMASGMGGLQAMMAKAETEPDNVENLMELANAFLMMRAWDRALVFLERAKALQPDNVIILKSVGICYFQKQMHEKAVEVYERILAQQPDDALSHYNLGIIFKHYLNDPQGAVRHFRAVVEMPNADEEMKKHAQAELNELEKM
- a CDS encoding CcmD family protein, which translates into the protein MSVATYLFTANIIVWTGIAGYVVFLASRSATLEKRVRQLELLGADNDES